From Macaca fascicularis isolate 582-1 chromosome 14, T2T-MFA8v1.1, a single genomic window includes:
- the BTBD18 gene encoding BTB/POZ domain-containing protein 18, giving the protein MCSPASPKILYRNPRFLRLAFLQLHHQQQSDVFCDVLLQAEGEAVPAHCCILSAYSPFFTERLERERPAQGRKVVLELGGLKISTLRKLVDFLYTSEMEVSQEEAQDVLSAARQLRVSELESLQLEGGKLVKAPQGRRLNRECLQPTSAAPISARVVTPSHHPHTPLPATRTPCPLGAIRLKSLGKEEGPQENNRQNADNLSGTLLLKRKARACPTPQEKSSSPSSHSQGPRENKNDTALDPTVLSPPSLYPSVDKHLLPRKIRLSRSKPSPDICTSKPSSILSGPSSVPATPGRRLWRQRSVNKEAPEDKLKPGRASPLQTTPSPSGLGKTGGSKKRSPEVRAPNSESAEEGQVGRVKLRKIVNGTCWEVVQEPPLKNSQDSPQIPDPGGDFREPSGTQPFSSNEQEMSSTRIELCQDSPVCTRLQDILVSASHSPDHPVVKSEFGSSPELVEKEPMLAIDCREPYAFDTALLEQPCEAEEYRITSAAATSELEEILDFMLCGSDIEPPIGSLESPGAEGCRTPTYHLTETGKNWMEGEEWCLPDMELWPRELTELEKEPAGENKEPAELLSPLVMPSEVSGEVLSVGGPWTPDLEITSSQPLDGQEDKLLHVSSLDIPQRSYGDLSPPCSNWVETGLEVSLTTDELLYPSPKAGKEVSGHSELLGSLPASSEEEEIDVVDWTAEGRLVPTSVPSVWPDPSSESETEVDILT; this is encoded by the exons ATGTGCTCTCCTGCCAGTCCCAAAATCCTATACAGGAACCCCCGGTTCCTCAGGTTAGCTTTTCTGCAGCTCCATCACCAGCAGCAGAGTGATGTGTTCTGTGATGTCCTTCTGCAGGCAGAAG GTGAGGCAGTTCCAGCTCACTGCTGCATCCTGTCAGCTTACAGCCCCTTCTTCACAGAGCGCCTGGAGCGGGAGAGGCCAGCTCAGGGTCGGAAGGTGGTGCTGGAGCTGGGCGGCCTAAAGATCAGCACACTTAGGAAGCTGGTGGACTTCCTGTATACCTCAGAAATGGAAGTATCTCAAGAAGAAGCCCAGGATGTGCTATCTGCTGCCCGTCAGCTCCGTGTGTCTGAGCTGGAATCCCTTCAGCTTGAGGGTGGAAAGTTGGTGAAGGCCCCACAGGGCCGAAGACTGAACCGAGAGTGCTTACAACCAACAAGTGCTGCACCAATCTCTGCCAGAGTGGTGACACCCAGCCACCACCCTCACACCCCACTGCCTGCTACTCGGACTCCTTGTCCTCTTGGGGCAATAAGATTGAAGTCCTTGGGGAAGGAAGAGGGGCCTCAGGAGAACAACCGACAGAATGCAGACAATCTGTCTGGCACTCTTCTGCTCAAGAGGAAGGCCAGAGCCTGCCCAACTCCGCAAGAAAAAAGCTCTTCACCATCAAGCCATAGTCAAGGGCCTAGAGAGAACAAGAATGACACTGCCCTTGATCCTACAGTGCTCTCCCCACCCAGCTTGTACCCCTCTGTGGACAAACACCTGTTGCCCAGAAAGATCAGGCTCAGTCGCTCAAAGCCATCTCCTGATATCTGTACATCAAAGCCTTCCAGCATTTTAAGTGGACCTAGCTCAGTACCTGCAACCCCTGGCCGGCGTCTTTGGCGGCAGAGGAGTGTAAATAAAGAAGCACCAGAGGACAAGCTAAAACCAGGGAGAGCTAGTCCTCTACAGACCACCCCAAGCCCATCTGGTCTGGGAAAGACAGGTGGGAGCAAGAAGCGGAGCCCTGAAGTTAGGGCACCTAACTCAGAATCTGCAGAGGAGGGGCAGGTTGGGAGAGTTAAACTTAGGAAGATTGTCAATGGGACTTGCTGGGAAGTGGTGCAAGAACCTCCCCTCAAAAACTCTCAAGATAGCCCCCAGATCCCAGATCCTGGAGGAGACTTCCGAGAGCCTTCAGGAACTCAGCCATTCTCCAGTAATGAGCAGGAAATGTCATCTACTAGAATAGAACTGTGTCAGGACTCCCCGGTGTGCACTAGGCTACAAGACATTCTGGTCTCTGCTAGCCACTCCCCAGACCACCCGGTGGTGAAGTCAGAGTTTGGGTCCAGTCCAGAACTGGTAGAGAAGGAACCTATGTTGGCTATTGACTGCAGAGAGCCCTATGCATTTGACACAGCCTTGCTGGAGCAACCCTGTGAGGCTGAGGAGTACCGAATCACAAGTGCTGCTGCCACCAGTGAGCTGGAGGAGATCCTGGACTTCATGCTCTGTGGCTCAGACATTGAACCACCTATAGGGTCTCTGGAGAGTCCTGGGGCTGAGGGCTGTAGAACCCCTACCTACCATCTGACAGAAACAGGAAAGAACTGGATGGAAGGGGAAGAATGGTGTCTACCAGACATGGAACTCTGGCCCAGGGagctcacagaattggaaaaggaACCTGCTGGTGAGAACAAAGAGCCAGCTGAGCTCCTTAGCCCCCTTGTCATGCCCTCTGAGGTGAGTGGAGAAGTGCTTTCAGTAGGAGGCCCTTGGACACCAGACCTTGAAATTACCAGCTCCCAGCCACTGGATGGTCAGGAAGACAAACTTCTCCATGTCAGCTCCCTTGATATTCCCCAGAGGTCTTATGGGGACCTCTCACCTCCctgctcaaactgggtggagacTGGGCTGGAAGTCTCCCTGACTACAGATGAGTTATTATACCCTTCTCCCAAGGCAGGCAAGGAGGTATCTGGTCACTCTGAACTACTAGGCTCACTTCCTGCGAGCTCTGAAGAGGAAGAGATTGATGTGGTGGACTGGACAGCAGAGGGGAGGCTGGTACCCACTAGTGTTCCCTCCGTATGGCCTGACCCTTCCTCAGAGTCAGAAACAGAGGTAGATATACTAACATAG
- the SELENOH gene encoding selenoprotein H, whose amino-acid sequence MAPRGRKRKAEAAMVAAAEKQEKLANSGEGMEEATVVIEHCTSURVYGRNAAALSQALRLEAPELPVKVNPTKPRRGSFEVTLLRPDGSSAELWTGIKKGPPRKLKFPEPQEVVEELKKYLS is encoded by the exons ATGGCTCCCCGCGGTAGGAAGCGGAAGGCTGAGGCCGCGATGGTCGCCGCAGCCGAGAAGCAAGAGAAGCTGGCGAACAGCGGGGAGGGAATGGAGGAGGCAACCGTTGTTATCGAGCATTG CACGAGCTGACGCGTCTATGGGCGCAACGCCGCGGCCCTGAGTCAGGCGCTGCGCCTGGAGGCCCCAGAGCTTCCAGTAAAGGTGAACCCGACCAAGCCCCGGAGGGGCAGCTTCGAGGTGACGCTGCTGCGCCCGGACGGCAGCA GTGCGGAGCTCTGGACTGGGATTAAGAAGGGGCCCCCACGCAAACTCAAATTCCCTGAGCCTCAAGAGGTGGTGGAAGAGTTGAAGAAGTACCTGTCGTAG